A genome region from Urocitellus parryii isolate mUroPar1 chromosome X, mUroPar1.hap1, whole genome shotgun sequence includes the following:
- the Klhl13 gene encoding kelch-like protein 13 isoform X2: MDHLHRGELVAAILHNRSLVEEEDQHMKLSLGSSEMGLSSHLQSSKAGTTRIFTSNTHSSVVLQGFDQLRLEGLLCDVTLMPGDTDDAFPVHRVMMASASDYFKAMFTGGMKEQDLMCIKLHGVSKVGLRKIIDFIYTAKLSLNMDNLQDTLEAASFLQILPVLDFCKVFLISGVTLDNCVEVGRIANTYNLTEVDKYVNSFVLKNFPALLSTGEFLKLPFERLAFVLSSNSLKHCTELELFKATCRWLRLEEPRMDFAAKLMKNIRFPLMTPQELINYVQTVDFMRTDNTCVNLLLEASNYQMMPYMQPVMQSDRTAIRSDTTHLVTLGGVLRQQLVVSKELRMYDEKAHEWKSLAPMDAPRYQHGIAVIGNFLYVVGGQSNYDTKGKTAVDTVFRFDPRYNKWMQVASLNEKRTFFHLSALKGYLYAVGGRNAAGELPTVECYNPRTNEWTYVAKMSEPHYGHAGTVYGGVMYISGGITHDTFQKELMCFDPDTDKWIQKAPMTTVRGLHCMCTVGERLYVIGGNHFRGTSDYDDVLSCEYYSPILDQWTPIAAMLRGQSDVGVAVFENKIYVVGGYSWNNRCMVEIVQKYDPDKDEWHKVFDLPESLGGIRACTLTVFPPEETTPSPSRESPLSAP; encoded by the exons GGCTTTGACCAGCTTCGACTTGAAGGATTGCTTTGTGATGTGACCCTGATGCCAGGTGATACAGATGATGCTTTCCCTGTGCATAGAGTCATGATGGCATCTGCTAGTGACTACTTCAAGGCTATGTTCACAG gtGGAATGAAAGAACAAGATTTAATGTGCATTAAGCTTCATGGTGTGAGCAAAGTTGGTCTAAGGAAAATTATTGATTTCATTTATACTGCAAAGCTTTCTCTTAATATGGACAACCTTCAAGACACACTGGAAGCTGCCAGCTTTCTACAAATTCTGCCAGTTTTGGACTTCTGTAAAGTATTTCTCATATCTGGG GTCACTTTAGACAATTGTGTCGAAGTTGGGCGGATTGCCAACACCTACAATCTGACCGAAGTGGATAAATACGTTAACAGTTTTGTCTTAAAGAATTTTCCTGCATTGCTGAGCACCGGGGAGTTCTTGAAACTCCCTTTCGAGCGTCTTGCCTTTGTGCTTTCCAGTAATAGCCTTAAGCATTGCACTGAACTTGAGCTCTTTAAGGCTACCTGTCGCTGGCTTCGCCTGGAAGAGCCTCGGATGGACTTTGCTGCAAAATTAATGAAGAACATACGATTTCCACTGATGACACCACAGGAGCTCATTAATTACGTGCAAACAGTGGATTTCATGAGAACTGACAATACTTGCGTGAATTTGCTTTTGGAAGCCAGCAATTACCAAATGATGCCATACATGCAGCCAGTTATGCAGTCAGACAGGACTGCCATTCGGTCTGACACCACTCATTTGGTTACCCTAGGAGGTGTGCTGAGACAGCAGCTGGTTGTCAGTAAGGAATTGCGCATGTATGATGAGAAGGCCCATGAGTGGAAGTCCCTAGCCCCCATGGATGCTCCAAGGTACCAGCATGGCATTGCCGTCATTGGAAATTTCCTCTATGTTGTTGGTGGACAGAGTAATTAtgacacaaaaggaaaaacagcagTCGATACAGTGTTCAGATTCGATCCTCGATACAATAAATGGATGCAAGTTGCATCTTTAAATGAAAAGCGCACATTCTTCCACCTAAGTGCCCTCAAAGGATATCTGTATGCGGTCGGTGGGCGAAATGCAGCTGGGGAACTGC ctacgGTAGAATGTTATAATCCAAGAACAAATGAATGGACCTATGTTGCCAAAATGAGTGAGCCTCACTATGGACATGCTGGAACTGTGTATGGAGGAGTGATGTATATTTCAG GAGGAATTACTCATGACACTTTCCAAAAGGAGCTCATGTGCTTTGACCCTGATACTGACAAATGGATCCAGAAGGCACCAATGACCACTGTCCGAGGTCTGCATTGCATGTGTACAGTGGGAGAAAGGCTCTATGTCATTGGCGGCAATCATTTCAGAGGAACCAGTGATTATGATGATGTCCTAAGCTGTGAATACTATTCACCTATCCTTGACCAGTGGACCCCAATTGCTGCCATGTTAAGAGGGCAGAGTGATGTTGGGGTTGctgtctttgaaaacaaaatctatGTAGTTGGTGGATATTCTTGGAATAATCGTTGTATGGTAGAGATAGTGCAGAAATATGATCCAGACAAAGATGAATGGCATAAAGTTTTTGATCTCCCAGAATCCCTTGGTGGTATTCGAGCTTGTACGCTCACAGTTTTTCCACCTGAAGAAACCACACCATCACCTTCTAGAGAGTCCCCTCTTTCTGCACCTTAA